In the genome of Anabaena cylindrica PCC 7122, the window AATCGACAAACAAATACTCGCTCAATTTCAAACCGACTTATTAGAGATTGAAGCCAAAATCAAAGCCCGAAATCAGCAGCGTTTAACGGAAAGCGGTGTTGAATATTCCTATCTTTTGCCTTCTCGCATTCCCAATAGTATCAATATTTGAAGAAATCAAAACACCTGTAGCAGTCGTCAATGCAAAGCCTGTAGGGCGGGAAAACCCCGCCCTGATGGTCAGGAGCGCTTTGAGAAGCTTATTCCCTTTTTAATTGGACTTCCAAATAAAAAAATGTACAAAAAGTTCTTGTGGTGCGGGCAAGATGCCCGCAAATTATCAAGGACGGGCAGGATGCCCATCCCACAAGATTGGATAATTTATTTTCTGGTGTTCCCTAAGGTGGAAATCTCGATACAACCGTAGACTTTGCAAACATCCTCAAAGATTTTTATGCGATCGCTTGTAGCTCAAATTTGACAACGATATCGTTAAAATCTCCATCACCACCATTTACTAAATCTTCAAAGCCAAAGGTGTTATCACCTAAAAGACGGACATGATCTGTCTGATCTGAATTAGCACCTAAGAAAGTAAAGTAAACGGCTGGATCATTACTTACATTGTTATCAAGAACAGCATCAGGTCTACTATTCACAATTAGAAACGGCACATAGATAGCACCTCCTTCTAAAGTGCCACTAAAATTTGCTGTTTGTCCATTAGTAACACTCAAACCAAGATTACTTAAGTGTTGATTAACCACTGCTTGAGTATAGCCAGATTGCCCAGGTAAGATATCAGCAGTACCATCACCGTCAATATCAATTCCACCATTTTCATCAGTCACTTTATAGAAACCAACATAGTTATCAAAGGCTGCTTCTCGATAGACTGTAAACTCAGCAGTCACCAAACCAGAAACATCTCGTAAATCAATGTTTTCTCCTTGTGAACGGTCTTGCAAACCTGTACCCAGAGGTAAAGGATTATCTGTAGCCTGAATCTTGACAACCAAGTCCTCGAATCCTTGAGGATTACCAGAACCATCCTCCCAAGCGAGAGAGAAATTATTATTACCTAAGTCTGTACTTTGGAGAGTTGAAGAACTAGGAAAAATTAAGTTGGAAATAGATGTGATTCCAGCTTTTACAGAATCAGTCGAACCATTTTTAACCACATAAAATCTTAAGTTATCATTGGGATCAAATCCTAATAACTTATTGATATTATTTGCATCAAACTGCTGAGGAATTTTGGAAATAGCCGAGAAAATTACCTTACTGTTCGCCAATGCTGCCTCAGCATATCCAACTTCTCCAGGGGCGATACCATTAATTGTTCCAGCTGCATCATCAACAGTAAATGCACCTAATTCATTGACAAGGCTAGAACTAAGTCCGGTGAGGGTAACTTCAAGTGTGGCTTTGCTATTGTTGGTTTGGATTTGAAAGACATCATCGCTAATTTTGACTAATTTAGTGGTAGAGGAACCGCCACTTGTAGGTCCTTCATTGATGTCATTAACATTGATAGTTAATTCCTTTTCATAGAAAAGTCCATCTTGGTCTGTAGTTTTAACTTTGATTAGATAACTTGACTTGGTTTCAAAATCTGGAGATTGGTTGATTTTCAGATTTTCGCCATCAATACTGAAAACACTATTATCAGGATAGTTATCATCATCAACTAAGCTGTATGTGAAAGTATCACCTGCATCTGAGTCAGTAGTGATAAATGTGCCAATTACTGTTTCAGAGGCAACATTTTCATCAATAGTGATTGCAGTTAATGCCAAATCTGTAGGTGCTACATTTGTGCCTGTTTCATTGATGTCATTAACATTGATAATCAATTCCTTCTCATAGGAAAGTCCATCTTGGTCTGTAGTTTTAACTTTGATTAAATAACTTGACTTGGTTTCAAAATCTGGAGATTGGGTAATTTTCAGATTCTCACCATCAATGCTGAAAGCACTATTATCAGGATAGTTATCATCATCAACTAGGCTGTATGTGAAAGTATCACCTGCATCTGAGTCAGTGGTGATAAATGTGCCAATTACTGTTTCAGAGGCAACATTTTCATCAATAGTGATTGCAGTTAATGCCAAATCTGTAGGTGCTACATTTGTGCCTGTTTCATTGATGTCATTAACATTGATAGTTAATTCCTTCTCATAGGAAAGTCCATCTTGATCTGTAGTTTTAACTTTGATTAAATAACTTGACTTGGTTTCAAAATCTGGAGATTGGTTGATTTTCAGATTTCCACCATCGATACTGAAAGCACCGTTGTCAGGATAGTTATCATCATCAATTAAGCTGTATGTGAAAGTATCACCTGCATCTGAGTCAGTGGTGATAAATGTACCAATTACTGTCTCAGAGGCAACATTTTCATCAATAGTGATTGCAGTTAATGCTAAATCTGTGGGTGCTGTATTATTCCCTTCGTCGTCAAGATCATTAACATTGATAGTTAACTCCTTCTCGTAGGAGAGTCCACCTTGGTCTGTTGTTTTGACCCGGATGTTGTAAACTGCCTTGCTTTCAAAGTCTGGGGATAACTTAATTTTCAGACTGCCGTTATCAATAACGAAAGCATCATTATCAGCATCCCCATTTCCAGCAACTAGGCTGTAGGAGAAAGTTTGAACTTTGACGTTGGGATCAGTGGTAGTAAATGTACCAATTACGGTTTCAGAGGCAACATTTTCATTAATACTATTGTTGCTTAATAGCAAATCTGTAGGGGCGCTATTGATGCCAAAAATTATGTAGCCTTCCCCAGATTGAGAAGAGGCAAAGGGGGCGCTGAGAATTAGGTCAGCAATGCCGTCACCATTTACATCTCCTGCACCACTAACTGAATTACCTAAGTTGTCAAATTCGGCAATGCCGTCGATGATAAAGCCGTTAGTACCATCAATATCGGTCAGGTTGATGGCAGAAGCAAAGCTACCATTTTTGCCAAATACTACATAGCTTTGACCAGAACTTTCACCATTGGGATCTGCATTGTTGGCGCTAACAATTAAATCGTCAATACCATCTCCGCTGATATCTCCCACACCACTGACAGACCAGCCTGAGTTGTCAAATTCGTTAATGCCGTTGATGACAAAGCCATTATTACCATTGAGGGTGGAGAGGTCAAAGATGGGATCAAAGTTTCCATTTTTGCCAAATACTACATAGCTTTGACCAGCATTCATGATGCCATTGGGGTCGGCATCATGTGCGCCGATAATTAAGTCATCAATGCCGTCATTGTTGATATCTCCAGCGCTGCTAACAGAGAAGCCTAATTTGTCACCTTCTTGGCCATTGATGATAAAGCCGTTAGTACCATCAATATCGGCCAGGTTGATGGCAGAATCAAAGCTACCATTTTTGCCAAATACTATGTAAGCTTGCCCGGAATTTGTACCATTTGGAGCAGCTTGGGGAGCGCCAATAATCAGATCATCAATGCCGTCGTTGTTGATGTCTCCCGCACTGCTGACGGATAAGCCTGAGTAGTCTTCTATGCTCTGTCCGTTAATGACAAAACCGTTACTGCCATTAAGACTGTTGAGGTTGAAACTGGAATCAAAGTTACTCGCACCAAATACTATGTAAGTCTGTCCCGGTTTGCCGTTGGAAGTGGTATAGGCATTGGGAGCGCCGATAATCAGGTCATCAATGCCGTCATTGTTGATATCGCCGGCACTACTGACTGAG includes:
- a CDS encoding beta strand repeat-containing protein — encoded protein: MTEKVDISTLNGTNGFTFINGNTNDDNLGYSVSSAGDINGDGVDDIIIGAPQADPQAKGNAGASYVVFGSKNGFAPTIDISTLNGINGFTILGATESEAAGRSISAAGDVNGDGIDDIIIGAPFADTNNNNNIGSSYVVFGKNSFSSNSTIDLSNLGNNGLVINGLNAEDELGYSVSSAGDINNDGIDDLIIGAPNAYTTSNGKPGQTYIVFGASNFDSSFNLNSLNGSNGFVINGQSIEDYSGLSVSSAGDINNDGIDDLIIGAPQAAPNGTNSGQAYIVFGKNGSFDSAINLADIDGTNGFIINGQEGDKLGFSVSSAGDINNDGIDDLIIGAHDADPNGIMNAGQSYVVFGKNGNFDPIFDLSTLNGNNGFVINGINEFDNSGWSVSGVGDISGDGIDDLIVSANNADPNGESSGQSYVVFGKNGSFASAINLTDIDGTNGFIIDGIAEFDNLGNSVSGAGDVNGDGIADLILSAPFASSQSGEGYIIFGINSAPTDLLLSNNSINENVASETVIGTFTTTDPNVKVQTFSYSLVAGNGDADNDAFVIDNGSLKIKLSPDFESKAVYNIRVKTTDQGGLSYEKELTINVNDLDDEGNNTAPTDLALTAITIDENVASETVIGTFITTDSDAGDTFTYSLIDDDNYPDNGAFSIDGGNLKINQSPDFETKSSYLIKVKTTDQDGLSYEKELTINVNDINETGTNVAPTDLALTAITIDENVASETVIGTFITTDSDAGDTFTYSLVDDDNYPDNSAFSIDGENLKITQSPDFETKSSYLIKVKTTDQDGLSYEKELIINVNDINETGTNVAPTDLALTAITIDENVASETVIGTFITTDSDAGDTFTYSLVDDDNYPDNSVFSIDGENLKINQSPDFETKSSYLIKVKTTDQDGLFYEKELTINVNDINEGPTSGGSSTTKLVKISDDVFQIQTNNSKATLEVTLTGLSSSLVNELGAFTVDDAAGTINGIAPGEVGYAEAALANSKVIFSAISKIPQQFDANNINKLLGFDPNDNLRFYVVKNGSTDSVKAGITSISNLIFPSSSTLQSTDLGNNNFSLAWEDGSGNPQGFEDLVVKIQATDNPLPLGTGLQDRSQGENIDLRDVSGLVTAEFTVYREAAFDNYVGFYKVTDENGGIDIDGDGTADILPGQSGYTQAVVNQHLSNLGLSVTNGQTANFSGTLEGGAIYVPFLIVNSRPDAVLDNNVSNDPAVYFTFLGANSDQTDHVRLLGDNTFGFEDLVNGGDGDFNDIVVKFELQAIA